The DNA region CGCTTCGCCGAGAGCGTCATCCTGCTGGTCGGCCATAGCGACGAGGGTGCGATGGGCCTGGTCGTCAATCACGAACTGGCCGATCTCCGCTTCGCCGATATTCTCGACGAACTCGATCTGGGCGACCCTGATGCGGTAATCCGTCTGCCTGACACCATCCGCGATCGCTCAGTGTTGCGCGGGGGGCCGGTCGAGAAGGGCCGCGGCTTCGTGCTCCATACGGCCGACTACAAAAGCGGCAACACCTACGCGGTGACCGAAGACATCTATCTGACGGCAACTCTTGATGTGCTCAAGGCGATGGCCTTCGGGCCCGCGCCCAAGGCCTCACTCTTTGCATTGGGCTGCTGCGGTTGGGGCGCTGGCCAACTCGAACAGGAGATCGCGGAGAACGGCTGGTTAACCGTCCCGTTCAAGCGCGAATTGCTGTTCGATACACCGGTCGAGAAACGCTATGATGCGGCGCTTGCGAGCCTTCACATTACCCGCGCTACACTCAGCAGCGACGCAGGACACGCTTAGCGCGCCAATTGCGCGCTAAGCTTGCGGCCGAACTCTGCGCCGGTCATGGCAGCACCGAACGCAAATCCCTGGCCATAGCGGCAGTTGAGTTGGCGCAGCCGCTCGATCTCGTCCAGTGTCTCCACACCCTCGGCGATCACCATCAGGTCGAGATCGCTGGCCAAGCCGACCACAGCCCTGATGATGGGCGCCTGGGTATGTGCAATGCCGGTGTCGGCGCCGAGCTTCACGAAGGGCGCCGCGATCTTGATCGTGTCGAACGGGAAGCGGTGCAAATAGCTTAGGGACGAGTGGCCGGTGCCGAAATCGTCAAGCGCCAGCCCCAGCCCCAGACT from Devosia sp. RR2S18 includes:
- a CDS encoding YqgE/AlgH family protein gives rise to the protein MNSLEGQFLVAMPEMADERFAESVILLVGHSDEGAMGLVVNHELADLRFADILDELDLGDPDAVIRLPDTIRDRSVLRGGPVEKGRGFVLHTADYKSGNTYAVTEDIYLTATLDVLKAMAFGPAPKASLFALGCCGWGAGQLEQEIAENGWLTVPFKRELLFDTPVEKRYDAALASLHITRATLSSDAGHA